From Melanotaenia boesemani isolate fMelBoe1 chromosome 12, fMelBoe1.pri, whole genome shotgun sequence, a single genomic window includes:
- the ing1 gene encoding inhibitor of growth protein 1, with the protein MLNPTNGDQGHVVVNYVEEYLDLVESLPFDLQRSVSLMKEIDAKYQDVLKELDDVYERYRRESDSLQRRKLQLSIQRALIRSQELGDEKIQIAGQMVELVENRTRQIDWHSELLVSSQEVTESHVPTATSMTTTAASLMSSSSAIVTPGKPGHHDKKREEVTPGSGGGDKAGGKRSRRQKNGESRESYGGVDHAEEVGASREKKAKTSSKKKKRSKGKSEREVSPPDLPIDPDEPTYCLCEQVSYGEMIGCDNDECPIEWFHFSCVGLHHKPKGKWYCPKCRGENEKTMDKALERAKKERAYNR; encoded by the exons ATGTTGAACCCAACCAATGGTGACCAAGGCCATGTTGTTGTCAACTATGTGGAGGAGTATTTGGATCTGGTGGAGTCGCTGCCATTTGACTTGCAGAGGAGTGTCTCCCTCATGAAAGAAATTGATGCCAAGTATCAAG ATGTTCTGAAGGAGCTTGATGATGTCTATGAACGGTATCGTCGTGAATCTGACTCCCTTCAGAGACGCAAGCTACAGTTATCCATTCAAAGAGCACTGATCCGCAGTCAGGAACTTGGAGATGAGAAGATCCAGATTGCTGGTCAAATG GTGGAGTTGGTTGAAAATCGAACACGACAAATTGACTGGCATTCTGAACTTCTCGTCTCCTCTCAAGAAGTTACAGAAAGTCATGTACCTACTGCAACATCCATGACCACAACTGCAGCATCTTTAATGTCCTCCTCATCTGCAATAGTCACCCCAGGCAAACCTGGCCACCACGACAAGAAACGCGAGGAGGTCACCCCTGGCTCAGGTGGCGGAGACAAAGCTGGAGGGAAACGCTCCAGACGTCAGAAAAATGGAGAAAGTCGAGAAAGTTACGGGGGTGTGGATCATGCTGAGGAAGTGGGGGCATCACGGGAAAAGAAGGCCAAAACATCTTCCAAGAAGAAGAAACGGTCAAAAGGAAAGTCGGAGAGGGAAGTGTCGCCTCCGGACCTGCCTATAGATCCAGACGAGCCAACATACTGCCTGTGTGAGCAGGTGTCCTATGGAGAGATGATTGGCTGCGATAATGATGAATGTCCCATTGAGTGGTTCCACTTCTCTTGTGTTGGGCTGCATCATAAGCCCAAAGGCAAGTGGTATTGCCCAAAGTGTAGAGGTGAGAATGAAAAGACCATGGACAAGGCCCTTGAGAGGGCCAAAAAGGAGAGGGCATACAACAGGTAG
- the ube2al gene encoding ubiquitin conjugating enzyme E2 A, like, which translates to MSTPARRRLMRDFKRLQEDPPAGVSGAPSENNIMVWNAVIFGPEGTPFEDGTFKLIVEFTEEYPNKPPTVRFVSKMFHPNVYADGSICLDILQNRWSPTYDVSSILTSIQSLLDEPNPNSPANSQAAQLYQENKREYEKRVSAIVEQSWRDS; encoded by the exons GCTACAAGAAGATCCTCCAGCTGGTGTCAGTGGTGCTCCGTCCGAAAACAACATCATGGTGTGGAATGCAGTCATTTTTGG CCCTGAAGGAACTCCCTTTGAGGATG gTACATTTAAACTCATTGTAGAATTCACTGAAGAATATCCCAACAAACCCCCCACAGTACGATTTGTCTCAAAGATGTTTCATCCAAATG TCTATGCAGATGGCAGTATATGTCTAGACATCCTACAGAATCGTTGGAGTCCCACTTATGATGTGTCTTCTATTCTTACATCTATCCAG tcCCTGCTTGATGAACCGAACCCCAACAGTCCAGCCAATAGTCAGGCAGCGCAGCTGTACCAGGAGAACAAGCGGGAGTATGAGAAGCGTGTGTCCGCTATCGTAGAGCAAAGCTGGAGGGACAGTTGA